Proteins encoded by one window of Rouxiella chamberiensis:
- a CDS encoding Ig-like domain-containing protein, producing the protein MSTISFQSLSGTQMAGPNGTPVQVVAKVVDENGAVVPDLAVTFAVDNSATLDILENPLLTDAAGEALVTLFSNTAGDANLTATLADGTTASTVVTFVSRDYLMSLGQ; encoded by the coding sequence ATGTCTACAATCAGCTTTCAATCTCTCTCAGGCACGCAGATGGCCGGTCCAAACGGCACGCCCGTTCAGGTCGTCGCGAAAGTCGTCGATGAAAACGGTGCCGTAGTACCGGATCTGGCCGTGACTTTCGCTGTCGATAACAGCGCCACGCTCGATATTCTGGAAAATCCGCTGCTGACCGATGCGGCCGGTGAGGCGCTGGTCACCTTGTTCAGCAACACGGCGGGAGATGCCAACCTGACGGCAACCCTCGCCGACGGGACCACCGCCTCGACGGTGGTGACTTTCGTTTCACGTGACTATCTCATGAGCCTGGGTCAATAG
- a CDS encoding antiterminator Q family protein — translation MRDIPQVLARWGGWAAADHSHLDWQKTAAGFRGLLPQTTKSRISCCDDDGMLIDGCVTRLKQLKPEEYQLLVLHYVMNQPKRAIARALKKDEKLVRIMLQLAEGFVEGCLSMLDVKLDMDPIVEIYREPKKVLTRSAKSRLLY, via the coding sequence ATGAGAGATATACCACAAGTTTTGGCGCGCTGGGGCGGTTGGGCGGCGGCGGATCACAGCCATCTCGACTGGCAGAAAACGGCGGCCGGTTTTCGGGGATTGCTGCCGCAAACCACGAAATCGCGCATCTCCTGCTGCGATGACGACGGAATGCTGATCGACGGGTGCGTCACGCGCCTGAAACAGCTTAAACCCGAAGAATATCAGCTGCTGGTGCTGCATTACGTTATGAATCAGCCAAAACGGGCGATTGCGCGTGCGCTCAAAAAAGATGAGAAGCTGGTGCGTATCATGCTGCAACTGGCGGAAGGTTTTGTGGAAGGGTGTCTGTCGATGCTGGACGTGAAGCTGGATATGGACCCGATTGTAGAAATTTATCGTGAACCGAAAAAAGTGCTCACGCGGTCCGCAAAAAGCCGTTTACTCTATTAA
- a CDS encoding ATP-binding protein has product MSLSKSAEVMARFLALKPPHVKAHCQTSEELMAWQQEEGKKAAKRVTDLNRMARLERVLGRSGIQPLHQDCGFRNYLVESPEQQQALTLAQAFLQNFGQTHGGFIFSGNVGTGKNHLATAIVRNLIKEGRVAAIITVAEICQKFRASFEKNSPVKEATLLKDLCQLDLLVLDEVGVQKSTHNDFEINLLSQIVDRRQLLLKPTGMLTNLNYDQLLSLLGERMMDRQTNGGLWVPFTWQSYRSRKGGRA; this is encoded by the coding sequence ATGAGCTTATCTAAATCCGCCGAAGTGATGGCCCGTTTTCTGGCGCTGAAACCGCCGCACGTCAAGGCACATTGCCAGACCAGCGAAGAGTTGATGGCCTGGCAGCAGGAAGAAGGCAAAAAGGCGGCCAAGCGGGTGACGGATCTCAATCGCATGGCGCGGCTGGAAAGGGTGCTGGGCCGTTCGGGCATTCAACCGCTGCATCAGGACTGCGGATTTCGCAATTATCTCGTCGAGTCTCCCGAACAGCAGCAGGCGCTGACCTTGGCGCAGGCCTTTCTACAGAACTTTGGTCAAACGCACGGCGGCTTTATTTTTTCCGGAAACGTGGGCACGGGCAAGAATCATCTCGCTACGGCTATCGTCAGGAATCTCATCAAAGAGGGGCGAGTGGCCGCCATTATTACCGTGGCGGAAATCTGCCAGAAATTTCGCGCCAGCTTCGAGAAAAACAGTCCGGTTAAAGAGGCGACGTTACTTAAAGATCTCTGCCAGCTCGATTTGCTGGTGCTCGACGAAGTCGGGGTGCAAAAGAGCACTCACAACGATTTTGAAATCAATCTGCTCAGCCAGATTGTTGACCGCCGTCAGCTGCTGCTGAAGCCGACGGGCATGCTGACCAACCTGAATTATGACCAGCTGCTCAGTCTGCTGGGCGAAAGAATGATGGACAGGCAAACCAACGGGGGATTGTGGGTCCCGTTTACCTGGCAAAGTTACCGCAGCCGTAAAGGCGGCAGGGCATGA